In Hymenobacter sublimis, a single genomic region encodes these proteins:
- a CDS encoding SDR family oxidoreductase, with protein MKHSSVSALPATGVAPTLLISGATGTVGTQLARRLAAQGVPFRALVRDVNSAPAMALQQLPGAELVTGDLNDPASVGRALVGMKRAFLLTPSSAQAEAQQVAFVEQAQLAGVQHVVKLSQWAAEAESPVRFLRYHAVVEAAIRASGLAYTFLRPNLFMQGLLAFQGTIAAQGQFFAPVGEARISVVDVRDIAAAAAAALTETGHENRTYDLTGPQALTHADMACALALATDRPVTFLDVPPAAMRGALLGLGMDPWMAEGLVEDYAHYHRGEAATVAPGVQQATGRAPRSFASFARDYAPAFGAPAPVVAL; from the coding sequence ATGAAGCATTCTTCTGTCTCCGCCCTGCCGGCTACCGGTGTTGCCCCAACTCTGCTTATTTCCGGTGCTACTGGCACGGTTGGCACCCAACTTGCCCGGCGGTTGGCGGCCCAGGGCGTACCATTCCGGGCCCTGGTCCGCGACGTAAATAGCGCGCCGGCAATGGCCTTGCAGCAGCTGCCGGGAGCCGAACTGGTGACCGGCGACCTAAACGACCCCGCTAGCGTGGGGCGGGCGCTGGTGGGCATGAAGCGGGCCTTCCTACTCACGCCCTCCTCGGCCCAGGCCGAAGCCCAGCAGGTGGCTTTCGTAGAGCAGGCCCAACTAGCAGGGGTGCAGCATGTGGTCAAGCTTTCACAATGGGCGGCCGAGGCTGAGTCGCCGGTGCGGTTTCTGCGCTACCACGCCGTGGTGGAGGCCGCCATCCGGGCCAGCGGCCTCGCGTACACGTTTTTACGCCCCAACCTATTTATGCAAGGCTTGCTGGCATTTCAGGGTACCATTGCGGCGCAAGGCCAGTTTTTCGCCCCTGTCGGGGAGGCGCGAATCAGCGTGGTAGACGTGCGCGACATTGCCGCTGCCGCCGCGGCTGCCCTCACCGAAACCGGCCACGAAAACCGCACCTACGACCTGACCGGTCCCCAGGCCCTCACCCACGCCGACATGGCGTGTGCACTGGCCCTGGCCACCGACCGCCCCGTAACTTTCCTTGATGTGCCCCCGGCGGCCATGCGCGGGGCGCTGCTGGGCCTGGGCATGGATCCCTGGATGGCGGAGGGGTTGGTGGAAGATTACGCCCACTACCACCGCGGAGAAGCGGCCACCGTGGCGCCGGGCGTGCAACAGGCCACCGGCCGCGCCCCGCGTTCCTTTGCCAGCTTCGCCCGCGACTATGCCCCCGCTTTTGGCGCTCCGGCTCCGGTAGTAGCTCTCTAG
- a CDS encoding helix-turn-helix domain-containing protein, whose amino-acid sequence MSALPSSLQEHFMLPPPVLREVIQHLVLFTTEPGAAPVVRTLLPAFQVVLLFDLGPGRAEVWPITSAALAPVYPLVGSGLLGPVKTAWQYRLAGGARVLAVTFTLAGFYRLFQIPVVALGPGLTDPDALVGHRCFTELWEQLRSCSGPAQLGSMLTAFCLPYLRATDASQAELLAHLPLLAPGSHLNPLKVLAAASHRSERAVQLRFQKYLGFSAKEAARFLRFRLVLADLPHPGRHGATPDWGSLLEHYGYYDQSHLVHDFRHFLQQPPSKVAGQLRLGEAICVTQPELLGPHS is encoded by the coding sequence GTGTCTGCCCTGCCCTCTTCCCTGCAAGAGCACTTCATGCTACCGCCGCCCGTTCTGCGGGAGGTTATCCAGCACCTAGTACTCTTCACCACTGAGCCGGGGGCGGCGCCCGTGGTGCGCACGTTGCTACCCGCTTTTCAGGTAGTGCTGCTCTTTGACCTCGGGCCGGGCCGCGCCGAAGTATGGCCCATCACCAGCGCGGCCCTGGCCCCGGTGTATCCGCTGGTAGGCAGCGGCCTACTTGGGCCAGTGAAAACGGCTTGGCAGTACCGGCTAGCGGGCGGCGCGCGGGTGCTGGCCGTTACCTTCACCCTGGCAGGCTTCTACCGTTTGTTTCAGATTCCCGTCGTTGCTCTGGGCCCTGGCCTGACTGACCCGGATGCCTTGGTTGGCCACCGGTGCTTTACCGAGCTTTGGGAGCAACTGCGGTCTTGCTCCGGCCCGGCTCAGCTTGGGTCGATGCTCACTGCTTTTTGCCTACCCTACCTGCGAGCGACCGACGCCTCCCAGGCTGAGTTACTGGCGCACTTGCCTCTGCTGGCGCCGGGCTCCCACCTAAATCCGCTCAAGGTGCTGGCTGCGGCTAGTCACCGCTCGGAGCGCGCCGTGCAGTTGCGCTTCCAGAAATACTTGGGCTTTTCAGCCAAGGAAGCAGCTCGTTTTCTGCGTTTCCGATTGGTGTTGGCCGACTTGCCGCACCCGGGCCGCCACGGTGCTACCCCAGACTGGGGCTCCCTACTGGAACACTACGGCTACTACGACCAAAGCCACTTGGTGCATGACTTTCGCCACTTTCTGCAGCAGCCCCCTTCTAAAGTAGCGGGGCAGTTGCGGCTTGGTGAAGCCATCTGCGTAACCCAACCGGAATTGCTCGGACCCCACAGCTAA
- a CDS encoding lipid A deacylase LpxR family protein, whose protein sequence is MLRWLLGVLVLLVVPAAGYAQDRADSTRTSPDRLLAYSFANDAFLRTDYYFTQGMTLLLVSPALQHSPVNRILGPVPHGSILYHGIRLHYDGFTPLRIQDPFIRVGDRPYASYIYADLLRVARHPARRLLITTALNVGFIGPAAGAKGFQTKLHEWLGAPTPRGWDYQVRTDLVLGYEGRLEKQLLALGHFLELTGQASASVGTLHTYAGTGATVRLGQRPSAFESLGVASRGNRAGQPLVQAYAQAQLEGRLVGYNATLQGGLLNRRSPYVLPTSAVSRAVARGTGTVGVGYAGVRLEGALTWISPEFQGGRTHRWTTLGVQLAF, encoded by the coding sequence ATGCTGCGTTGGTTGCTGGGTGTACTCGTGCTGCTGGTAGTTCCTGCTGCGGGCTATGCCCAGGACCGCGCGGACAGCACGCGCACCAGCCCCGACCGACTGCTGGCCTACTCCTTTGCCAACGACGCCTTCCTGCGTACGGACTACTACTTCACCCAGGGCATGACCTTGCTGCTGGTAAGCCCGGCGCTACAGCACTCACCGGTAAACCGAATCCTGGGGCCCGTTCCGCACGGCAGTATCTTGTATCACGGCATCCGGCTGCACTACGATGGGTTTACGCCCCTGCGAATTCAGGACCCTTTCATTCGGGTAGGCGACCGGCCCTACGCCTCCTACATCTACGCTGATTTGCTGCGCGTGGCCCGGCACCCGGCCCGCCGCTTGCTCATAACTACCGCCCTGAATGTGGGCTTTATAGGGCCGGCCGCGGGAGCCAAAGGCTTTCAAACCAAACTGCACGAATGGCTGGGGGCCCCCACCCCGCGCGGCTGGGACTACCAAGTGCGAACTGACCTGGTGCTGGGCTACGAAGGCCGGCTAGAAAAGCAACTGCTGGCCCTGGGGCACTTCTTGGAGCTAACCGGGCAGGCTAGCGCATCGGTAGGCACGCTGCACACCTACGCCGGAACGGGTGCCACTGTGCGGTTAGGGCAGCGGCCCTCGGCTTTTGAGTCGTTGGGTGTTGCCTCGCGGGGTAATCGCGCGGGGCAGCCACTGGTGCAAGCCTACGCCCAGGCGCAGCTAGAAGGTCGGCTGGTGGGATACAATGCCACCTTGCAAGGGGGGCTACTGAACCGCCGCTCACCGTACGTGCTGCCCACATCCGCCGTTAGCCGGGCCGTGGCGCGCGGCACGGGCACGGTAGGCGTAGGCTACGCGGGCGTGCGGCTGGAAGGTGCGCTAACGTGGATTTCGCCCGAGTTTCAGGGTGGCCGCACCCACCGCTGGACCACCCTTGGCGTGCAGCTTGCCTTCTAA